The Thermococcus sp. genomic interval CATTACCACCGACCCTTCAAGACCTCCCTGGCAAGATTATTCGACCCAAAGGACGTCGGGTCAGGGGCCGATTAGTTCATCATTTCTCAGTCTCCTACCCTCACATCATCCCCTAAGGCCAAAGGCCTCGCGTATCCAGAGGGGTATCAGGCCTATCTTGGGAAACACCAGCTCGGACTTTGCCTCAACCGCGTAAGCCGGGACACAGCCAGCAAGAACACCATTTGGCAACCTCACTTCAAGCAGTCCATAGGGGCCTGGATAGGGCGGGTCTGGAACCGGATTGTTGTCTCCCCAAGTTACAAAGCACTTCTCCGGCTCCCCGTTGAGCTTCACCGTGTAGATGTACCTGACACGGTGAATTATCGGATATTCGTAGCCGGGCCTCTTATAGACAACAACGTCCCCAACCTTAATCTGATCGGGATTTGTAACCCCTTTGAGAAGGACAACGTCTCCCCTGTAGAAGACGGGCTCCATCGAGCCACTCACCACTATGACGAGCGGTGAATCGGTATGGAGCGCGAACTTCAGGCCCTCCTCGAAGGCAAAAACCGCCACCAAAGCTATCAGAAGCCACGCAACGTCCTTCTGCCACTCCTCCATTTTAGCGCCTCCACATACGTTGATATTCTAGCGACTATAGCCCCCATCGCCGTGCAGGTCTCAAGGCTCATCCTCTTCCCGGTGATGTCCATATGGTATCTGGCCAACTTAAAGGTTTCCTTTGGGAGTCCGTGCCTCCCAAGGCCTACGAGGAGGAGAAAGCTCTCCCCACCAGAGAAGGCCTCCGCGAGCTGGAGGGGAGTTATCTCCTTTTCAGCGGAAGGTTTCCTCGTCGTTGCAACGGGCACTCCAAACTGGGGAGGAAAGCCCTTCCTCGGAAATTCAAGGAGGTGAAACCTGTTGGAGAGCGCAAGCTCAATTAGATACCTCCCACCCTCGCCTATCGTCGTCTTTTCAGCGACCGCCTCGGCCACCTCGGAGGGCTTGCCCTCAAGGGGAAAACCCACTAGGGCGAGGTGAAAACCGTAGGCGTAGGCCAGCGGAGCGGCACGGGCTATCGCCCTCAGGTGTGCCTCGTGGAGCCTTTTGACATCATAGGTGTTGTAGAGTGCAAGGGTCAGCGTCGCCACGCTCCAAGAAGTTCGGGAGACCTTATAAGGGTTATTTCCTATGTCCACCGGTGGTCACATGATATTCGACGCACATTCAGACCTG includes:
- a CDS encoding DUF531 domain-containing protein, producing MATLTLALYNTYDVKRLHEAHLRAIARAAPLAYAYGFHLALVGFPLEGKPSEVAEAVAEKTTIGEGGRYLIELALSNRFHLLEFPRKGFPPQFGVPVATTRKPSAEKEITPLQLAEAFSGGESFLLLVGLGRHGLPKETFKLARYHMDITGKRMSLETCTAMGAIVARISTYVEALKWRSGRRTLRGF
- a CDS encoding signal peptidase I, which translates into the protein MEEWQKDVAWLLIALVAVFAFEEGLKFALHTDSPLVIVVSGSMEPVFYRGDVVLLKGVTNPDQIKVGDVVVYKRPGYEYPIIHRVRYIYTVKLNGEPEKCFVTWGDNNPVPDPPYPGPYGLLEVRLPNGVLAGCVPAYAVEAKSELVFPKIGLIPLWIREAFGLRG